In Sporosarcina psychrophila, a genomic segment contains:
- the argJ gene encoding bifunctional glutamate N-acetyltransferase/amino-acid acetyltransferase ArgJ: MTTTVLALKRISGNNIVSPIGFKATGIHCGIKHKKNDLALLVSEVPANVAGVFTTNAIQAAPLMVTKEAMQQTGKMQAIIVNSGNANACTGQQGLKDARLMQQKAAEKLGIAPALVGVASTGIIGEMMRMEPIVNGIQKLEPSSELEGSILFSQAILTTDTVTKNTAYSTVIDGKKITIAGTAKGSGMIDPNMATMLGFITTDAKIESVHLQAALKTVTDLTFNSITVDGDTSTNDMVLVMANGMAGNNSLTPAHPDWEQFTEALHAVSQDLAKMIAKDGEGATKLIEVEVSGAITDIEARKIAKTVVGSPLVKTAIFGCDANWGRIIAAVGYSGATLDPNAIKIKIGSTTVVENGEPVPFSEAQLLIYLKQPEVKISVDLHQGIGKGVAWGCDLTYDYVQINATYRS; the protein is encoded by the coding sequence ATGACGACAACAGTTTTAGCTCTAAAGCGCATATCGGGAAATAACATCGTGTCCCCAATTGGTTTTAAAGCCACGGGCATCCATTGTGGAATTAAACATAAGAAAAATGATTTGGCATTACTCGTTAGTGAAGTACCCGCAAATGTTGCAGGTGTATTTACAACGAATGCAATTCAGGCGGCACCGCTAATGGTTACAAAAGAAGCGATGCAACAAACGGGAAAAATGCAGGCAATCATTGTTAATTCGGGAAATGCGAATGCGTGTACAGGCCAGCAAGGATTGAAAGATGCCCGTCTTATGCAACAAAAAGCGGCAGAAAAACTCGGTATTGCACCTGCATTAGTTGGAGTTGCATCGACTGGAATTATCGGTGAGATGATGCGAATGGAACCGATTGTAAATGGAATTCAAAAGCTTGAGCCAAGTTCTGAATTAGAAGGTTCGATTCTTTTTTCACAAGCGATTCTAACAACAGATACCGTAACAAAAAACACAGCATACAGCACAGTGATTGATGGCAAAAAGATTACTATCGCCGGAACTGCAAAGGGATCGGGAATGATTGATCCGAATATGGCAACAATGCTTGGTTTCATCACAACGGACGCTAAGATTGAGTCAGTTCATCTACAAGCTGCTCTCAAAACGGTGACAGATTTGACGTTTAACTCGATTACAGTAGATGGCGATACATCTACAAACGATATGGTGCTCGTAATGGCAAATGGGATGGCAGGGAATAATTCATTGACGCCGGCACATCCGGACTGGGAACAATTCACGGAAGCATTGCATGCTGTTTCTCAAGACCTTGCGAAAATGATTGCGAAAGATGGAGAAGGCGCGACGAAGCTTATTGAAGTCGAAGTATCAGGAGCGATTACGGATATCGAAGCGCGTAAAATTGCTAAAACGGTGGTTGGTTCACCGCTTGTGAAGACGGCTATCTTTGGCTGTGACGCCAACTGGGGAAGAATTATCGCGGCTGTCGGCTATAGTGGAGCTACACTAGATCCGAATGCCATAAAAATTAAAATCGGTTCAACAACTGTTGTTGAAAACGGGGAGCCTGTCCCATTTTCAGAAGCGCAACTGCTGATCTATTTGAAACAACCGGAAGTGAAAATTAGTGTGGATCTTCATCAGGGAATTGGTAAGGGAGTAGCATGGGGGTGCGATTTAACATATGACTATGTCCAAATCAACGCAACGTATCGCTCGTAA
- the argB gene encoding acetylglutamate kinase, with translation MTMSKSTQRIARKRMVIKLGGSMLEGLNEDFFKNMIQLQKADNDVVLVHGGGPFINKELARNKVLSSVVNGIRVTSKEAVGIVQSTLIGQVNPALVHQLNKGGIDAIGLSGYDGNLLTCKVLNEKLYGSVGEIQDVRTELIETLLKDGLVPVISCIGATEDGAPLNINADTVASKIALAINADSLLLVTDTPGIQIEGSVQQTASPTEIVQWIETGEIYGGMLPKVKAALDCLDAGIPSVQIVGQQLEGTIIKCEEVFI, from the coding sequence ATGACTATGTCCAAATCAACGCAACGTATCGCTCGTAAACGAATGGTAATAAAGCTTGGTGGAAGTATGTTGGAAGGGTTAAATGAAGACTTTTTCAAGAATATGATACAACTGCAAAAAGCCGATAATGATGTAGTGCTTGTTCACGGAGGGGGACCTTTTATTAATAAAGAACTTGCCAGAAATAAAGTGTTATCATCCGTAGTAAACGGTATCCGTGTAACGTCGAAAGAAGCGGTGGGGATAGTTCAATCGACATTAATAGGTCAAGTGAATCCAGCCCTCGTCCATCAATTAAATAAAGGTGGCATCGATGCGATTGGCCTTAGCGGATACGATGGAAATCTCCTAACATGTAAAGTGTTGAATGAAAAACTGTACGGCTCTGTAGGAGAAATCCAGGATGTCCGCACCGAATTAATAGAAACACTTCTTAAAGATGGGCTTGTGCCAGTTATTTCGTGTATCGGTGCAACAGAAGATGGAGCTCCTCTCAACATTAATGCGGACACAGTCGCAAGTAAGATTGCTCTGGCAATAAATGCAGACAGCCTGCTTCTTGTGACGGATACTCCTGGCATTCAAATAGAAGGAAGTGTTCAACAAACGGCATCACCGACCGAAATTGTCCAGTGGATCGAAACAGGCGAAATATACGGAGGCATGTTACCGAAAGTGAAAGCTGCACTTGATTGTCTAGATGCAGGTATTCCATCGGTGCAAATTGTCGGACAGCAATTAGAAGGTACCATAATTAAATGCGAGGAGGTTTTCATTTGA
- a CDS encoding acetylornithine transaminase: MRGGFHLTTLFQNYARRSVHLVKGRGTVVTDDKGKEYLDFISGIAVVSLGHAHPALVEAVKQQSEKLWHVSNLFESPEQELLAAKLIKDTPFSHAFFCNSGAEANEAAIKLARKHTQKNVIITFEQSFHGRTFGAMSATGQAKVREGFGPLLETFRIIPYNDEQQLEAAIDGDVAAIMLEVIQGEGGVNQIDPDFAQKITDICKSKGILLIVDEVQTGIGRTGTRYAYEQTNLEPDIITLAKGLGGGFPIGAMLGSSELLPSFGPGTHGTTFGGNPLAVAVAQTVVDIVFKKKFLQEVEDKSTYLIEKVQALLPQDQFSIRGAGLLLGIECEEEILPFIQQAEQAGLLLVQAGANVIRLLPPLTVTYEEIDQAVDILSAVLLPEKTAIT, translated from the coding sequence ATGCGAGGAGGTTTTCATTTGACTACGCTATTTCAAAATTACGCACGTCGTTCAGTTCATCTTGTAAAAGGGCGAGGTACAGTCGTGACGGATGATAAAGGAAAAGAGTACCTCGACTTCATAAGTGGAATCGCGGTCGTCAGTCTTGGTCATGCACATCCAGCGCTCGTTGAAGCAGTCAAACAGCAAAGTGAAAAACTATGGCATGTCTCAAATTTATTCGAAAGCCCTGAGCAGGAACTGTTGGCAGCTAAGCTTATAAAGGATACACCTTTCAGCCATGCTTTTTTCTGTAACAGCGGTGCTGAAGCAAATGAAGCAGCCATTAAATTAGCTCGAAAGCATACACAGAAAAACGTCATCATTACCTTCGAACAATCCTTTCATGGCCGGACATTCGGCGCCATGTCTGCGACTGGGCAAGCGAAGGTTCGTGAGGGCTTCGGTCCACTGCTAGAAACATTTCGTATCATTCCATACAATGACGAACAACAACTGGAAGCTGCAATTGACGGCGATGTAGCCGCAATTATGCTAGAAGTTATTCAAGGAGAAGGTGGCGTCAACCAAATTGACCCGGACTTTGCACAAAAAATAACAGATATCTGTAAGTCAAAAGGTATTTTACTCATTGTCGATGAAGTACAGACTGGCATTGGTCGTACGGGAACGCGATATGCCTATGAGCAGACAAACCTTGAGCCAGATATCATTACACTTGCCAAAGGATTAGGCGGTGGATTCCCGATTGGTGCCATGCTTGGATCAAGTGAGCTTTTGCCTTCATTCGGCCCAGGAACGCATGGCACGACATTTGGAGGTAATCCACTGGCCGTTGCAGTTGCACAAACAGTTGTCGATATTGTATTTAAAAAGAAGTTTCTGCAAGAAGTTGAAGACAAATCGACTTACTTGATTGAAAAAGTGCAGGCATTATTGCCGCAAGACCAGTTTTCTATTCGTGGGGCGGGTCTGTTACTCGGTATTGAATGCGAAGAGGAGATTCTGCCATTCATTCAACAGGCAGAACAAGCAGGTTTACTGCTCGTTCAAGCAGGAGCTAACGTCATTCGACTATTACCACCGTTAACGGTTACATACGAAGAAATCGACCAAGCTGTGGATATTCTATCAGCAGTTCTACTCCCCGAAAAAACTGCAATAACGTAA
- a CDS encoding stalk domain-containing protein: MKKIGTIALAALLAGSVVGGYSAQAQEDTTQAISEKEQVTTNFMKATGVIQEIEKEEEGIRVTIENEDKMITILRINDNSLLFNSGTTKSLKPADFKKGATVSAYYDKNKPMILIYPATVTPEIVILNDEEVFGEVKVSQFDKEFLSLDGELKLNIGKDTPLFNQQGKAIELKELNGKELMVFYSITTRSLPPQTPPTKIIALDNATVEAPEVEPEEKLEVSTGLQDIIANDHYMKNGVKMIPLRIVAEHLGYHVLSQPKVNGALVTLDNSSFTIKRGDNMYGYNKSIRKFEVAPELKGMKTYVSEDFLELLIQN; encoded by the coding sequence ATGAAGAAAATCGGTACAATCGCATTGGCAGCACTATTAGCAGGAAGCGTAGTGGGTGGCTATTCAGCACAAGCACAAGAAGATACTACACAAGCCATTAGTGAAAAAGAACAAGTTACGACAAACTTTATGAAAGCTACGGGTGTCATTCAAGAAATTGAAAAAGAAGAAGAGGGAATTCGTGTAACGATTGAAAATGAAGATAAAATGATTACGATTTTGCGCATCAATGATAATTCCTTGCTATTTAATAGTGGGACGACAAAATCTTTAAAACCAGCAGACTTTAAAAAGGGTGCAACTGTTTCAGCCTATTATGATAAAAATAAACCTATGATCCTGATTTATCCGGCAACAGTGACACCTGAAATTGTCATTTTAAACGATGAAGAAGTTTTTGGTGAAGTGAAAGTCAGCCAGTTTGACAAAGAATTCTTAAGCTTGGATGGCGAGTTGAAATTGAATATCGGCAAAGATACGCCTCTTTTCAATCAACAAGGTAAAGCAATCGAATTGAAAGAGTTGAACGGTAAAGAATTGATGGTATTTTACTCAATCACAACGAGAAGCCTACCACCACAAACACCACCAACTAAAATTATTGCTTTGGATAATGCAACAGTAGAAGCACCTGAAGTTGAGCCGGAAGAAAAACTAGAAGTATCAACAGGCTTACAAGACATCATCGCTAACGACCACTACATGAAAAATGGCGTTAAGATGATTCCACTTCGTATAGTCGCTGAGCATCTTGGTTATCATGTTCTTTCTCAACCAAAAGTAAATGGTGCACTTGTTACATTAGACAACAGTTCATTCACTATTAAACGAGGCGACAACATGTATGGTTATAATAAAAGCATTCGTAAATTCGAAGTTGCACCAGAATTGAAAGGTATGAAAACATACGTTTCAGAAGACTTCTTGGAGCTATTAATCCAAAACTAA
- a CDS encoding S-layer homology domain-containing protein gives MKKIMVFFTGLLVMFATFGNVSAAPLFKDVNDKYGSKAELDFLAERGIIFADPAQNFGVNEEITRLEASAMIIRALGLETVDRPDPNFTDVTPEDEGYDIIATITDEGIVNGNAEGEFMPNNKLTRGQMAAILVKAFELKGTTEQTFKDVDSTYWASDSIKTLFANEITTGYPNNTYKPTAFITKANFGVFLARILNPEFKKQPVCYKSDGKKTAVVAVQVTNLWKSPNNNRVVDRPSISNPTDIQKWAKSMSVSQKLWLVGKTDTQALYGQEVVILKSSGNWHEIAVKDQYTPRNKAGYPGWVPKSHVTEITTDYTDCQLAIVDTNIATLYNEPKKANKFMDISYTTMLPVIKEEGDWLHIQTPANGVKYLRKQDAKVVKNFAAIPKPTQQDIVDSAKMFLGLPYIWSGISGFGFDCSGLIHSVYKNHGIMIPRDSFVQAVNGTPVARKNMQPGDLLFFAYNQGKGKVYHVGMYIGKGQMIHAPNSSRNVEIVSIDTHPYKANYAGSRRYLK, from the coding sequence ATGAAAAAGATTATGGTATTTTTTACTGGGCTGCTTGTTATGTTCGCTACATTCGGCAATGTTTCTGCGGCACCATTATTTAAAGACGTCAATGATAAGTACGGGTCGAAAGCAGAATTAGATTTTTTGGCGGAGCGCGGTATTATCTTTGCAGACCCGGCACAAAACTTTGGGGTGAATGAAGAAATTACGCGCCTTGAAGCTTCAGCTATGATTATTAGGGCGTTAGGACTCGAAACGGTAGACCGACCCGATCCAAACTTCACCGACGTCACTCCAGAAGATGAGGGATACGACATCATTGCGACAATAACCGATGAAGGTATCGTCAACGGTAATGCTGAGGGCGAGTTCATGCCGAACAATAAGTTAACAAGGGGACAGATGGCAGCGATTTTAGTCAAGGCTTTTGAGTTGAAGGGAACAACAGAACAGACTTTCAAAGATGTCGATTCGACATACTGGGCGTCTGATTCTATTAAAACGCTTTTCGCTAATGAAATCACAACGGGTTATCCAAACAATACATATAAGCCAACAGCATTCATTACAAAAGCGAATTTCGGTGTGTTTCTCGCACGAATACTGAACCCAGAATTTAAAAAACAGCCTGTCTGCTATAAGTCTGACGGTAAAAAGACGGCAGTTGTTGCTGTGCAGGTGACAAACTTATGGAAATCACCGAACAACAATCGTGTAGTGGACCGTCCTTCTATTTCTAATCCTACCGACATTCAAAAGTGGGCGAAAAGCATGTCTGTCAGTCAAAAATTATGGCTTGTTGGAAAAACAGATACACAAGCCCTTTATGGGCAAGAAGTTGTTATTCTAAAAAGTAGCGGAAACTGGCATGAAATTGCTGTAAAGGACCAATACACGCCTAGGAATAAAGCGGGATATCCAGGATGGGTTCCGAAATCTCATGTGACAGAAATAACGACTGATTATACGGATTGCCAACTAGCAATCGTTGATACGAATATCGCTACTCTTTATAATGAACCGAAAAAGGCCAACAAGTTCATGGATATCAGCTACACAACAATGCTTCCTGTCATTAAGGAAGAAGGGGATTGGTTACACATTCAAACGCCTGCCAATGGTGTGAAATATTTGCGTAAGCAAGATGCAAAAGTCGTTAAAAACTTTGCTGCAATACCAAAACCGACTCAACAAGATATCGTCGATAGTGCCAAGATGTTTCTTGGACTTCCGTACATCTGGTCAGGGATATCAGGTTTTGGATTTGACTGTTCGGGTCTTATCCATTCGGTGTACAAAAACCACGGCATCATGATTCCACGTGATTCATTCGTCCAGGCAGTCAATGGTACGCCTGTTGCAAGGAAAAATATGCAACCGGGCGATTTACTATTTTTTGCGTACAATCAAGGTAAAGGGAAGGTCTATCACGTCGGCATGTATATTGGAAAAGGTCAGATGATTCACGCACCCAATTCAAGCAGAAACGTGGAAATTGTATCCATTGATACACACCCATACAAAGCAAACTATGCGGGCTCAAGAAGATATTTGAAATAA
- a CDS encoding S-layer homology domain-containing protein, which translates to MKKFTMALVAFLLVFTIIPIAKAETGRDSNPFSDLKGPNGDIIYLYNKNIIGGYPDGTFRPNEPITRAQVAAMLVKALDFKLIDKPTVQFKDVSNISKHYQTLATVSELGILRGENGYMRPGEITTRAQMAAILRRAFELPMDNQPTFVDVSPANWAFKDINSLAKNLIAGGYQDGTFKPGNPVTRSQFSSFLARALDDKMKLAGYRSAVSEKGVEVERDGWIYTVKTNKLVKINQKTKEEIILLSEDDFSDSDGYVEQKLRNGFPIILFNNQIFTPYWKEVDIKSGLPTDYGLMVSSITGEKLSTTGDKYNDITMYNLPNSNVIRNVTLHNFEIYFTIEKKVRQFDKGFNEEVNTDDMLILYSADQIGFGIKKVHEFDARVIFDDIKGSKVKPNVNQNNKSIKYDSSAMYYFNKKGVFAYSMLNGKTKRLSTIQAQDMTVMDTEIIVEDSKGKKHILKK; encoded by the coding sequence ATGAAGAAATTTACCATGGCACTTGTTGCATTCCTGCTAGTGTTTACTATTATTCCTATTGCGAAAGCAGAAACAGGGCGCGATTCAAACCCATTTTCCGACTTAAAGGGACCGAATGGAGATATTATTTATTTGTATAATAAAAACATTATCGGTGGTTATCCAGATGGAACGTTCCGACCGAATGAACCCATCACGCGTGCTCAGGTTGCAGCAATGCTTGTGAAAGCGCTCGATTTTAAGCTGATTGACAAACCGACAGTGCAATTTAAAGACGTTTCCAATATATCTAAACATTATCAAACCTTGGCGACAGTCAGTGAACTTGGTATTCTTCGTGGAGAAAATGGTTATATGCGCCCCGGAGAAATCACGACAAGAGCGCAAATGGCGGCAATCTTGCGCAGAGCATTCGAGTTGCCAATGGACAATCAGCCGACATTTGTCGATGTATCGCCAGCAAATTGGGCTTTTAAGGATATCAATAGTTTAGCTAAAAACTTGATAGCAGGTGGATACCAAGATGGAACGTTCAAACCGGGAAATCCGGTAACACGTTCGCAATTTTCTTCTTTCCTAGCCCGTGCTCTTGATGACAAAATGAAACTTGCGGGTTATCGTTCTGCTGTCAGTGAAAAAGGTGTAGAAGTTGAACGGGACGGTTGGATATACACAGTGAAAACTAACAAACTTGTGAAAATTAATCAAAAGACAAAAGAGGAAATTATCTTACTGTCAGAAGATGATTTCAGTGATTCAGATGGCTATGTAGAGCAAAAGCTTAGAAATGGATTTCCCATCATCTTGTTCAATAATCAAATCTTCACTCCTTATTGGAAAGAAGTTGATATAAAGAGCGGGTTGCCAACAGATTACGGTCTAATGGTATCATCGATAACCGGTGAGAAATTAAGCACAACTGGTGACAAGTACAACGATATTACCATGTATAACCTTCCGAATAGCAATGTTATCCGGAATGTAACACTCCATAATTTTGAAATCTACTTCACGATAGAGAAAAAGGTTCGTCAATTCGATAAAGGTTTTAATGAGGAAGTTAATACTGATGATATGTTAATCCTTTATTCAGCCGATCAAATTGGCTTTGGCATAAAGAAAGTTCATGAGTTTGATGCGCGTGTCATTTTTGACGACATAAAAGGTTCAAAAGTGAAACCTAACGTAAACCAAAATAATAAATCGATTAAATATGATTCTAGTGCCATGTATTATTTCAATAAAAAAGGTGTTTTCGCCTACAGTATGCTGAATGGCAAAACGAAAAGGTTGTCTACTATCCAAGCGCAAGATATGACTGTAATGGACACTGAAATCATAGTTGAAGATAGTAAGGGGAAAAAACACATTCTGAAAAAATGA
- a CDS encoding PolC-type DNA polymerase III: MFWRKQRLNYKLDQSFLLNTKLRDMPFTVFDTETTGFAIAADDGLIEIGAVHVEKSEVTNRVFQTFVKPLGKIPEYITRLTSIEQYHVENAPTALEAIESYFQFIEDTKSGGWIGHHVSFDTLVIKKELQRVKYSYEEPTSFDTLDLIDYLNPSWDQLDLKEYAQLFGTPLFERHRALGDALTTAHLFVELLKHLEEKGIITLADLLRLKHSNLRLKTARF; encoded by the coding sequence ATGTTTTGGAGAAAACAACGATTAAATTATAAGTTGGATCAATCATTTTTGCTGAATACAAAGTTGCGTGATATGCCGTTTACTGTCTTCGATACTGAAACGACTGGGTTTGCAATTGCTGCCGATGACGGACTCATTGAAATTGGAGCTGTCCATGTCGAAAAATCAGAAGTAACGAATCGTGTATTCCAGACCTTTGTAAAGCCATTAGGTAAAATACCTGAATATATTACGAGGTTAACTTCTATTGAACAATACCATGTAGAAAATGCCCCAACTGCGCTCGAAGCTATAGAGAGCTACTTTCAGTTTATTGAGGATACGAAGAGTGGAGGGTGGATTGGACATCATGTAAGCTTTGATACGCTGGTCATAAAAAAAGAATTACAGCGTGTGAAATACTCCTACGAAGAACCCACTTCTTTTGATACGCTTGATTTAATCGATTATTTAAATCCATCTTGGGACCAACTAGATCTCAAAGAGTACGCACAGCTATTTGGCACGCCACTATTTGAACGCCACCGCGCACTTGGAGATGCACTGACAACAGCTCATTTATTTGTTGAATTATTGAAGCATCTTGAAGAAAAAGGAATTATAACGCTGGCGGATTTACTGCGATTGAAACACAGTAATCTTCGTCTAAAGACAGCTCGGTTTTAG
- a CDS encoding DUF294 nucleotidyltransferase-like domain-containing protein, translating to MNSAQQEMYKKVHDQPIFRGLTEEKFAELMAECKLTYYRKTEKVNYFITPHEGLLLILTGTAEIFIVGDDGQSFALEEFQEGEVIGFSNIAYYLGESNRPLDRHRLVLEVVEDSYCLQIPYAVLKERIDDTDVRDAILKLMSIRLANVYASLGEQVKLSDEWGESEPYVRRVEDFMNSSVITASEDASVQQIARIMVDNSISSLMVVDQEEQLIGIITKKDLVQRVVAQVANGELKAKDIMTKKPHTISRHDYYYEVLSAFYKNGVKHLPVVEDNRLVGIVTLSNLIFKRDRGSMGVLKTIEEASFENLPAVKNAIYDVLSSLINDDISTIHTLEIITKLYDRLARHCVKLAVQSLERQGKGTPPVPFAWYEMGSGARGEQFMLTDQDHFLVYTDPQEDDKKHVAFYFSLLGDAIVKHLEKAGYSRCVGKMMSSEVQWRGSVSDWQQRLRNWALKATNDDILLGYNFLSFRFLMGDASLHNHFVRMVQIQLKSSQTFLYYMAQQEQNKPIPQVNQSFLALFKGRGTREIIDIKKNALFPMHHCLQILGVQKNIITRTPLQLVDDLVQLGELSAGFADDIRHAYEIALRTRIQLAWKKHLRDESITTEIQFASMRRWQQDEITTMLTTVHALQSHLLAKL from the coding sequence ATGAACAGTGCACAACAAGAAATGTATAAGAAAGTGCATGACCAGCCTATTTTCAGAGGATTAACTGAGGAAAAATTTGCTGAACTAATGGCAGAATGCAAACTTACCTATTATCGAAAAACTGAAAAAGTTAATTACTTTATAACACCTCATGAAGGGTTGTTACTCATTTTAACAGGGACAGCAGAGATATTCATAGTTGGTGATGATGGGCAATCCTTCGCCCTTGAAGAATTTCAAGAAGGTGAGGTAATCGGTTTTTCAAATATCGCTTATTATTTAGGTGAATCCAATCGGCCGCTCGATCGTCATCGTCTTGTATTGGAAGTAGTAGAAGATTCCTATTGTCTACAGATTCCATATGCTGTCCTAAAAGAAAGAATAGATGACACGGATGTCCGTGACGCTATTTTGAAACTCATGTCTATTCGTCTCGCAAATGTCTATGCTTCCCTTGGTGAGCAGGTTAAGTTGTCAGATGAGTGGGGAGAAAGCGAGCCTTATGTACGTCGTGTCGAAGACTTTATGAACTCCTCTGTGATTACGGCCTCTGAAGATGCGTCAGTTCAGCAAATAGCACGAATAATGGTCGATAACTCAATCAGTTCGCTAATGGTCGTGGATCAGGAAGAGCAACTAATCGGGATCATTACAAAAAAAGACCTTGTCCAAAGAGTCGTTGCACAAGTGGCAAACGGCGAACTGAAAGCTAAAGATATTATGACAAAAAAACCGCATACTATTTCACGTCATGATTATTATTACGAAGTCCTTTCGGCATTTTATAAGAATGGGGTAAAACACTTACCCGTTGTCGAAGATAATCGTTTGGTAGGTATAGTTACACTGTCCAATCTTATTTTTAAGCGTGATCGTGGATCAATGGGTGTATTGAAAACGATTGAAGAGGCTTCTTTCGAAAATTTACCTGCCGTTAAAAACGCGATTTACGATGTGTTATCTAGTTTAATTAACGATGATATCTCTACCATTCATACGTTGGAGATTATTACAAAACTATACGACCGACTCGCACGACACTGTGTGAAACTCGCTGTACAGTCGTTAGAAAGGCAAGGTAAAGGAACACCGCCCGTCCCCTTCGCATGGTATGAGATGGGCAGTGGTGCTAGGGGCGAACAATTCATGTTGACGGACCAGGATCACTTCCTTGTCTACACCGACCCACAGGAAGATGATAAGAAGCACGTGGCGTTTTATTTTTCATTGCTTGGTGATGCAATTGTTAAGCATTTGGAGAAAGCTGGCTATTCCAGATGCGTCGGAAAAATGATGTCAAGCGAGGTACAGTGGCGCGGTTCCGTTTCCGATTGGCAGCAACGTCTACGTAACTGGGCGCTTAAGGCGACTAATGATGATATATTACTTGGCTATAACTTTTTATCTTTTCGTTTTCTAATGGGTGATGCATCGTTACATAATCATTTTGTTCGGATGGTACAAATTCAATTGAAGTCCTCACAAACTTTTCTTTATTACATGGCGCAGCAGGAACAAAACAAGCCCATACCGCAAGTAAACCAGTCCTTTTTGGCATTATTTAAAGGAAGAGGAACCCGAGAAATCATTGACATTAAAAAAAACGCATTGTTTCCAATGCATCATTGCCTACAAATACTGGGCGTTCAAAAAAATATCATTACACGCACACCATTACAATTAGTAGACGACCTTGTACAATTAGGTGAACTATCGGCTGGCTTTGCCGATGATATACGTCATGCATATGAAATTGCACTAAGAACACGAATTCAACTGGCTTGGAAAAAACATCTGCGAGATGAATCTATTACCACAGAAATTCAGTTTGCATCGATGCGAAGATGGCAACAGGATGAAATAACAACGATGTTAACGACAGTCCACGCGCTGCAATCACATCTACTTGCAAAATTATGA